A region of the Pueribacillus theae genome:
TAAAAGAAGCATTAAGTAGATAATCAATCTCTCATATCCGGATAAGCGGAATGAAACCAACCTGTCCATGTTATTCAGGCGCTGCGTTAGATGCTCTTACTAAGACTTTTTTTTCATCATTTTTCCAATTCCCTCAATCAACCAACCGATAACGTGAACGAAAACGGAGATCGAAAAGGCAGTCATCCAATGTTTCATTTCGACTGAAGGAACAAGATCCATTATAAGATAAATCACGAGCGTATCCAAAAAAATCGAAAGAATATTTTTCTCAACCCAATGCGGTTTTCTTTTGAACATAAGAAAATAAAAAACAGCCCCAACGGGATGAATCAACACTTCGGCCAAAAGAAAAGCAACGATTAATAATACGCCCGCTCCGAACAATGAAAGATCATCCGAAAAAATAATTGGATTAAAATTACTGGCAATCCTTAATATTCCCCAATAAACCAAACCAAAAAGAGCAATCGGAATGACAATAAACATCGACAGCAGCGGGACAAGCCACATTTTTACTAGTAAACTTTCATCTTTGTTAATGACATGGTTAATAAATGCCATAGAGCCTATAATAACAATAGCCCCTGTTATAATGAGTACATTCATAAAAATCCTCTATTCATTTCCCTAGTATAGCAATCGATTGAATGATTTTATTCAACTTTAATTAAATGATATGCGAATGGTAAGGTAATACCGAGTAAAATATTCAGTAATTATTCTACTTCTATTTCCTTCGTTCGATCCATGTACCACGTGTAAAAAGAGCTTGCCTTTGCCACAGGGATATCGTCTAAGCCTGTATGGCGAACCGGATTTGCGCGATTAACGATTTCAATGGATGCTATCCCAAGCTTTCGTTGAAAAATTGATCGAGAAACCTTCACTTCAATGATTTTATCCCTTTTTGAAATGAATTGGGATGTTGCAATTCCACCTTTTTTTATTTGGATAAACTTATCGTTTAATGTGTATTTTGTATTTTTATAACTCAATATAACGTACACATAAATAACAATAAAGAGAATGATAATACCGATCCACCACGCTTGTTGAATACCAAAAATAGCAGGTTTAAAATACGCGAGGGCAACTGAAGCAAGAACCAAAAACCAAATCGGTCTGAGCAGGCGCACCCACAACGACTTCTTCGGTAATTTAAACAGATCCTCCGTTATTTCAAACGATGGTAAAATTTCTGCTATCATTTCATATGCTCGTTTTTCCGGCAAAAATGGATACAGTGAGCTTATTTCTAGTTTATCATCATCGATTTTTAGATTGCCAGCACTAATTAATTTCACTTCGACAATTCCAAGAATTCGTTTCATCAGCGATTGATTGATTTCAATAGCTTGTACATTCCCTTTTAAGATAGAAAATGACGTTTCATCAATGACTCCTTGTGTAATATAAATACGCTCTTCATCAGAGGAAATTTCATATTTTCCATATTTTAAATATACCCTTGCCATTCCAAAGATAATTGATGCGATAACGAGAAGGATAATCATGATTGCGGTGAGCCACCAGGCGCTTAGAATGGTAGAAATGAATCCTTCCGCCCTTTCCTCCAAATTTAAAAATTCATTTACTTTAAAATAGAAGGTCACAAGAATGGGAACAAGCACCAAAAAACTAAGTGAAGTGAAGGATGCCTTGATCACATCACGTCTTGTTGGATGAAAATGAACCGTTCGTTCTCGTTTTTCATCTTGGCTCTGCCCAGTAACTATCGGCTCCGCTTCATCTACTCTCTTACCATAATGTGTACAATTTGCGATATACGCTTCCATCTGATCCGCTTGCATAGGAGATATGACTTCGAATTTGACGGTTGCATCATCACCCTGCATCGCTGTTTCAAAATGAATGGATGTCACCTTAAATAAGCGATGAAATTTAGATGTATGGCGATTGACATTTTGTATTTTAGAATAAGGAATAGTTCGTTCTTGTTTATTAAAAATCCCTTTATATAAATGAAAGGCAGTATCTCCAAGTTTATATTGATGTGTAAACCATTTTAAAATAAAGTAAATAATCGTAATGGCGGTATATAGATAAAAGGCATAGCGACCATATTTCATAAAAAATGTCTGTGATTTATAATTAAAAGCGAGTATTAAGATTAGAAAAAATACACTTTTCACATAACCCCATAGGTCATAAAATATAAGTAATGGATGATATCGTTTCTTCTTCATGATTCTACTTCCTTTATTTTAGCGTAATGGGCAATTTGATTTCTTAGTTCCCAGGCAACGTCCCGTGGTAGTCCGGATATTGCATGGCTTGAACCCATCGTTTCAACGGATATCGAGCAAAGCCCATATTTACGCATGATGGGTCCTTGATTCATTTCAACGGATTGGATTTTGGTCATCGGTACGATTTCATATTCTTCAATAAAAGCCCCCGTTTTTAATTGTAAAAATTCTTCATCTACATGATAGCGTGTATTTTTATAAAGAAGAAAGGGCCGAATAGTAATAGACCAAATGCTTGCCAGTAGGGTAATAGCGGCAATTGCAATTAAAATCCAACCGATCCAATCTTTCCAGGAAAATCGATAATCTAAATAAATTAAAATACCGAGGACAATAAAAACAACGCTATTTTCAATTAACTCACGTAAGATCGTTGCTTTAATAATATTTTTAGATAGTCTATTCTTTGGTGGATGTATTTCTTCTAACAAAATATCACTCCTACATTCATTCGATCAATCGGTTTGAACTTATTCCAACGTTCAGATCCCCTAAAAGTTGCAAGGGAAATGGCCACTGTTGTTCCTTTTCCTAATGTAGAGGTTACCTGTATCTCGCCATCATGTAATCCAACGATGGCTTTCGCAATACTCATGCCTAGACCGGTACCTTCAACTTTTTCATTCGTATTTATACCCCGGTAATAGCGTTCAAAAAGATTCTGGATAAATTCCTCGTCCATCCCTTGTCCATCATCTTGAATTAGAATTTTAACCTTTTCTTCTTCTTGAAGGAGTCGAACCATAATCTTCGTATTCGGCGGATTATGCTTGATTGCATTGTAAATAATATTATCCAACACCCTCATGAACCATTTCGGATCAAGTTGTACATAGACTTCCCGATTCGTGCCGGCAAATAAAAAGGAAACCTTAGAAAGAGTAAGGTCTTTTTCAAACTTCATGACTGTTTTACGGACAAATTGGTTGATTTCCACTATTCTTTTTTCGAGCGTAATCCCTCTGTTCTTTAACTGGAAAACAAGTGAAAAGTCATTGACTAATTGCATCATATAATCGCCTTTTTCCCTGATCACTTTTCCGATTTCCTGTAGTTCCTGTGCTGAAAAATCGTATTGATTGCTTTCCAGCATATGTCCATACCCCTGGATTGTCGAAAGAGGGGTTCGTAAGTCGTGGGAAATGCCTGCCATCCATTCTTCCCTCGATTGTTCAAGTCGCGTTCGCTCTTGTTCCGCTTTAGTTAATTTATCAGCCATACTATAAAAAGACTGAAATACTTCTTGATATAAGCGATACCGATGTCGGGTTTTCCCTTTCTTTTTAAACACCTTTTTCTTCTCTTTTTCTGTTAACACCTCATCATACCGTTCTTCCCCCATTCGCTCCAACCAGTTTACAAACAATAATAAAGGTCTGCCATAGCGATACCCGTTCCAAACAGAAAAAATAATCGTAATTAGCAAACTAATGGAAATGGCAATCAGTAAAATTTGCATTTCCTGAGATGAAAAAAGCCAAGCAGGCTTTTGGTTTTCTTTTCCAGGCAAATGAAGAACCCAAGAAACTTCTGATGTCGGATCGTTATAGACGTTTACCTTGGTCGCATGCTTTCCTGGTTCATAAATGCGGCCTATTAATTCCAAATGACTCAGTTTTTCATTATCGTCGGTTCCAATTGATTGGATTAATTCCCCTTTTTTAAAAATTTGAATAAAGCCATTTATCGGTTTTAACTTTTTTTCCAAAGCAGATAGTTCCTGTTTGTCTACCATTCCTTGATGACTGTATGTTGCAAACCATTCCCCCAACATTTCCTTATAATTATGCTGAAACCCAAATAAAAAATAATATTTACTGCTCATCCACGAATCATAATAGGTTTGTACAGGATAATGCTCCACTTCCCTCGATTCCTCAATGAGAAGAAGCTCATTAATCGTATAATCCTGTTTTAACGATTGGGGAGCATGTTCGGAATAGATGACATAACCATTCTTGTCGATAATTTGCATCCACATGTCATTTTCCTTTAATAATTTCGACCATTTCTCATCTAGTGTAACCTCATCCTTCTCAATGGCCACCATCGATGGAATGGTATCAACTAGGCCGTCTGCCGTATTTGCATTTAATTCTATCTTCGTCATTAAGTTAGCCACTAAAATAAAAAGAAAGATAAAAAAGAAAAAAACAGACACAAATAAAATGATAAACTGAATTGAAAAATGGAAAGCAATTCTTCTTTGAAGCTTCATTTTTGATGTTCCTTTACCAATTTATAGCCAAGGCCGCGTACAGTGAGGAGGAAGATTGGTTTTCCCGGGTCAGGCTCGATTCTTTCACGAATCCTGTGAATATGAACCATCACTGTATTATCATCTGCCATGTGATCATATCCCCAAACGGCCGTAAATAACTGTTCTTTCGATAGGACGCGGTTTGGATTTTTACAAAAATAAAGCAATAACATAAAGACTTGAGCTGGACAAGGCACAACCTTTCCCTCAACAAATAATTCACCTGTTTCTTCATCCAGCAAAAAATGTCCAAAATCATATCTTTTTTTATGTTTCATGGTTGGTGTTTGCCTTTTGCCACCATTCCTTCTTAATTGGGCTTTCAATCTAGCCACGATCTCAAGGGGGTTAAAAGGTTTTGTGACATAATCATCTCCCCCTTTTTCAAAGCCTGTCAAAACATCGAAATCCGTCACCTTTGCCGTTAAAAATAGAAGATAAGCATCTGTATATTTTCGAATTTTTGTGCATAGATCAAAGCCATTAATGTCTGGCAGCATGACATCCAAGACAATAAAATCGATCGATTCCTTTCGAATAATCTCCATTGCTTCTTTGCCTGTTTCAGCTTTAAATATATGAAGAAAACCTTCTTTTTTTAAGACCATTTCTACCATTTGGATAATAGAAAATTCATCATCCACTAATAAGATTTGGCTGTTACGCATAAGCAATCACCCCACACTAATCCTAGCATATGAACCTTACAAATAGCTGAACAACTTATATGGAGAATTAAGGGAATCGTAAGGTTTTCGTTCCTAAAAAGTTAACTTCCTCCTTTACTCTTATCCATGAATAACATGCGAAGGAGTTTTTGAGATTGAAAGACACAGCCAAACGATTACACACGATTGACGGCATTCGAGGATTTAGTCTACTAGGAATTTTACTTGCCAATCTACTTATTTTCCAATACGGAATTTGGGGAAAAGACAAGATGGAATTTTATTCCCTTTCCCCTTTTGATTCCCTTATGAATTCTTTCCTCCGAATTGCCGTTGAAGAAAGTTTTTTGCCGATTTTTACCTTTCTTTTCGGTTATTCCATGATCATGATGAAGGAAAGCTTGGAAAGAAAAGGATTAAAAATAAAAAGGCATTTTGTTCGAAGAGCCTTATTTTTACTCGCCATTGGCAGTTTACATGGGATCTTTTTATGGGAAGGAGATATTTTATTCTTTTATGGGATGATGGGATTCTTTCTTTTGCTTTTTCTAAATCGAAAGAAAAAGACGTTACTTGTCTGGGCGATTACCCTCTCTTCCATCATGATTTTACTAGTTGGTCTGGGCTCTTTGATCGATGGTGGAAATGCAGACATCGTAGAACCGAAAAAACTAGAGACATACATTGAAAAGACGATAGATGTGTATGGAACAGGTACGTATCAGGAGATTATGGACCATCGCAATCATGAAGATCCATTGGGGGACGAAGCCTATCTATTGTTTTTTGTAACATTATTTTCGCCTTTATTTACGGCACCGATGTTTTTATACGGTATGTATGCGGCCAAACGGAAAATCTTTTTAAATCCGTTAAAAGAAAAAAAGCTTTATCAATATGGAGCAGCCATTTTAATCCCTCTGGGGCTTTGTTTAAAAGCAGCTTTCCACACTTTCCCTGAAGCGAGTTGGTCAGATGTAGCCATCACTTTAGGGGGTCCCCTACTTTCGATTGGATATATTTTTGGCATCGCCCTCCTGTACTGTGAGTCCTGGGCTAGTAAATTACTAAAGCTGTTTGAAAACGTTGGTAAATTATCAATGACCAACTATTTATTACAAACCGTCATTTGTACGACAATTTTTTACGGCTATGGATTGGGCCAATTC
Encoded here:
- a CDS encoding sensor histidine kinase, yielding MKLQRRIAFHFSIQFIILFVSVFFFFIFLFILVANLMTKIELNANTADGLVDTIPSMVAIEKDEVTLDEKWSKLLKENDMWMQIIDKNGYVIYSEHAPQSLKQDYTINELLLIEESREVEHYPVQTYYDSWMSSKYYFLFGFQHNYKEMLGEWFATYSHQGMVDKQELSALEKKLKPINGFIQIFKKGELIQSIGTDDNEKLSHLELIGRIYEPGKHATKVNVYNDPTSEVSWVLHLPGKENQKPAWLFSSQEMQILLIAISISLLITIIFSVWNGYRYGRPLLLFVNWLERMGEERYDEVLTEKEKKKVFKKKGKTRHRYRLYQEVFQSFYSMADKLTKAEQERTRLEQSREEWMAGISHDLRTPLSTIQGYGHMLESNQYDFSAQELQEIGKVIREKGDYMMQLVNDFSLVFQLKNRGITLEKRIVEINQFVRKTVMKFEKDLTLSKVSFLFAGTNREVYVQLDPKWFMRVLDNIIYNAIKHNPPNTKIMVRLLQEEEKVKILIQDDGQGMDEEFIQNLFERYYRGINTNEKVEGTGLGMSIAKAIVGLHDGEIQVTSTLGKGTTVAISLATFRGSERWNKFKPIDRMNVGVIFC
- a CDS encoding response regulator transcription factor, with the translated sequence MRNSQILLVDDEFSIIQMVEMVLKKEGFLHIFKAETGKEAMEIIRKESIDFIVLDVMLPDINGFDLCTKIRKYTDAYLLFLTAKVTDFDVLTGFEKGGDDYVTKPFNPLEIVARLKAQLRRNGGKRQTPTMKHKKRYDFGHFLLDEETGELFVEGKVVPCPAQVFMLLLYFCKNPNRVLSKEQLFTAVWGYDHMADDNTVMVHIHRIRERIEPDPGKPIFLLTVRGLGYKLVKEHQK
- a CDS encoding DUF418 domain-containing protein is translated as MKDTAKRLHTIDGIRGFSLLGILLANLLIFQYGIWGKDKMEFYSLSPFDSLMNSFLRIAVEESFLPIFTFLFGYSMIMMKESLERKGLKIKRHFVRRALFLLAIGSLHGIFLWEGDILFFYGMMGFFLLLFLNRKKKTLLVWAITLSSIMILLVGLGSLIDGGNADIVEPKKLETYIEKTIDVYGTGTYQEIMDHRNHEDPLGDEAYLLFFVTLFSPLFTAPMFLYGMYAAKRKIFLNPLKEKKLYQYGAAILIPLGLCLKAAFHTFPEASWSDVAITLGGPLLSIGYIFGIALLYCESWASKLLKLFENVGKLSMTNYLLQTVICTTIFYGYGLGQFAKLGVGVGIILGFAIYGLQMCISHYYLTYFRFGPVEKINRIWTYFSFSGRPRMKRPKEKIA
- a CDS encoding PH domain-containing protein, producing MKKKRYHPLLIFYDLWGYVKSVFFLILILAFNYKSQTFFMKYGRYAFYLYTAITIIYFILKWFTHQYKLGDTAFHLYKGIFNKQERTIPYSKIQNVNRHTSKFHRLFKVTSIHFETAMQGDDATVKFEVISPMQADQMEAYIANCTHYGKRVDEAEPIVTGQSQDEKRERTVHFHPTRRDVIKASFTSLSFLVLVPILVTFYFKVNEFLNLEERAEGFISTILSAWWLTAIMIILLVIASIIFGMARVYLKYGKYEISSDEERIYITQGVIDETSFSILKGNVQAIEINQSLMKRILGIVEVKLISAGNLKIDDDKLEISSLYPFLPEKRAYEMIAEILPSFEITEDLFKLPKKSLWVRLLRPIWFLVLASVALAYFKPAIFGIQQAWWIGIIILFIVIYVYVILSYKNTKYTLNDKFIQIKKGGIATSQFISKRDKIIEVKVSRSIFQRKLGIASIEIVNRANPVRHTGLDDIPVAKASSFYTWYMDRTKEIEVE
- a CDS encoding PH domain-containing protein, translating into MLEEIHPPKNRLSKNIIKATILRELIENSVVFIVLGILIYLDYRFSWKDWIGWILIAIAAITLLASIWSITIRPFLLYKNTRYHVDEEFLQLKTGAFIEEYEIVPMTKIQSVEMNQGPIMRKYGLCSISVETMGSSHAISGLPRDVAWELRNQIAHYAKIKEVES